One part of the Scatophagus argus isolate fScaArg1 chromosome 12, fScaArg1.pri, whole genome shotgun sequence genome encodes these proteins:
- the arhgef37 gene encoding rho guanine nucleotide exchange factor 37 isoform X2, with translation MSNIELPGRPLPSFARTFHKLTSPVLPPLGAGEKVTKQDPVKEKLWEKRDGNEKEDQFGQEMFNTKEESDVSVFVEETKAQFSSQDSFSEETSIPEEKLAEEEEETRNKCEEDESMAKERTPQRQVLAIEELVQSERNYLGLLQLSTVTIRSNLRKLQPPPVNLDSLFLYIEEVIDVSSRLLSLLDQKQIQPGDPVFLETLCDAFLSLSSDIEAAYREYLANYNNITELENSYKQQEALWNEIVRVIKTSAPEVNATSLSFFLVMPVQRIARYPLLLQTIQKHTDRTHPAYALLEQTAHTSIALNCRINEYKRFREVADKYKKTETLSIKDKINRLSTHSILKKTARLSQHIKHETGIAPKLVDEEFDALEGFFYVLEHGILELLENVETFLYYLQGFLSCKTEEFDFDMDGEKAPVCYKEITTALRQWILPTFEKRMRALIHKPLCELRDLLVGPRNLIRKRLDKLLDYELICDKSSLSYEEQAVANTYRTMNTLLLNELPQFNGLALQIIWSMLGTFSCLHKDLASDMQQLFQSFAQQLPHSALNPSAFWGWVESAVLEGVRRLETLCNSVEDTLNAPVVQPLSPSSQRRLKQLTEKHGSAKIYQVVGTVVGSRDLDLNLAKGELVAIVSEADSRGDKRRWLVDAGGRRGYAPSAKLVRYHQPAEAPPPSPHLSLPESMTGVRRHSYTPEIRPLTVLSRPCFQVLVAYDFTARGNHELSVQAGEPVRVLEPHDKRGNPEWSLVESRHGQRGYMPSNYLTILPLGTVPSGGHQPYC, from the exons ATGTCCAACATAGAACTGCCCGGGAGGCCCCTGCCCTCCTTTGCTAGGACCTTCCATAAACTGACCTCACCTGTTCTACCTCCCCTGGGAGCTGGAGAGAAGGTCACCAAGCAAGACCCAGTGAAAGAGAAACTCTGGGAAAAGAGGgatggaaatgaaaaggaagatCAGTTTGGACAGGAAATGTTCAACACAAAGGAGGAGTCcgatgtgtctgtgtttgtggaggaaacaaaagcacagttttCCTCACAGGACAGTTTCTCAGAGGAAACCTCAATACCCGAGGAGAAGttggcagaggaggaagaagagaccaGAAACAAGTGTGAAGAGGATGAATCAATGGCTAAAGAGAGGACACCCCAGAGGCAAGTGCTGGCTATAGAGGAGCTGGTTCAGTCTGAGAGGAATTACCTTGGACTGCTGCAACTTAGCACTGTCACCATCAGGAGCAACCTGCGAAAACTACAG CCACCTCCAGTCAACCTGGACAGCTTGTTTCTGTACATAGAAGAAGTGATTGACGTATCAAGTCGACTCCTCAGCCTTCTGGACCAGAAACAGATCCAGCCTGGAGACCCTGTCTTCCTGGAGACACTGT GTGATGCATTCCTCAGTCTGTCTTCAGACATCGAGGCAGCCTACAGGGAGTACCTGGCCAACTACAACAACATCACAGAGCTGGAGAATAGTTACAAACAGCAGGAGGCGCTTTGGAATGAGATTGTCAGAGTCATCAAGACCTCAGC GCCTGAAGTAAATGCCACTTCTCTTAGTTTCTTCTTGGTGATGCCAGTCCAGCGGATAGCCCGCTATCCCCTCCTCTTGCAGACCATCCAGAAACATACAGACAGAACTCACCCAGCTTATGCACTCCTGGAGCAGACGGCTCACACCTCCATTGCCTTGAACTGTCGAATCAATGAATACAAACGCTTCAGAGAAGTTG ctgacaaatacaaaaagacagaaactcTGTCCATAAAGGACAAGATCAACCGCCTCAGCACCCACAGCATCTTAAAGAAGACAGCAAGGCTCAGCCAGCACATCAAACATGAGACTGGCATAGCACCGAAG CTGGTGGACGAGGAATTTGATGCCCTGGAAGGTTTCTTCTATGTCCTGGAACATGGGATCTTGGAGCTCCTTGAGAACGTGGAGACGTTCCTGTACTACCTGCAG GGCTTCCTGTCCTGCAAAACAGAGGAGTTTGATTTCGATATGGATGGAGAGAAGGCACCTGTTTGCTACAAGGAGATCACCACCGCTCTCAGACAGTGGATTCTTCCCACATTT GAGAAAAGGATGAGGGCATTAATACACAAGCCACTGTGTGAGCTTCGTGACCTCCTGGTGGGCCCGAGAAACCTGATCAGGAAAAGGCTGGACAAGCTGCTTGACTACGAACTGATTTGTGATAAATCCAGTCTGAGCTATGAGGAACAGGCTGTGGCCAACACATACAG GACAATGAACACTTTGCTCCTCAACGAGCTTCCTCAGTTTAATGGTTTGGCTCTGCAGATCATCTGGAGCATGTTGGGGACGTTCAGCTGTCTGCATAAAGATCTCGCCTCAGACATGCAACAACTGTTCCAGAGCTTTGCACAACAG CTGCCTCACAGTGCTCTCAACCCCAGTGCATTCTGGGGGTGGGTGGAGTCTGCGGTGCTGGAAGGTGTTAGGAGGCTGGAGACTTTGTGTAACAGTGTAGAGGACACACTCAATGCACCAGTTGTCCAG CCCCTGAGTCCGTCCTCTCAGCGCCGTCTGAAACAGCTAACAGAGAAGCACGGTTCTGCAAAGATCTACCAGGTAGTGGGGACTGTGGTGGGTAGCCGGGACCTGGACCTGAACCTGGCCAAAGGGGAGCTTGTAGCCATTGTCAGTGAGGCTGACAGCCGTGGAGACAAACGAAGGTGGCTGGTTGACGCAGGGG GCAGAAGAGGATACGCTCCTTCCGCGAAGCTGGTTCGATATCACCAGCCAGCAGAGGCCCCGCCCCCTTCGCCACATCTGAGTCTGCCTGAGAGTATGACAGGAGTCAGAAGGCACTCATACACTCCGGAAATCCGCCCACTGACAGTCTTGAGCCGGCCATGCTTTCAG GTGCTGGTGGCCTATGACTTCACTGCGAGAGGAAACCATGAACTTTCTGTTCAGGCCGGTGAGCCAGTTCGAGTCCTGGAGCCTCATGATAAACGCGGGAACCCCGAGTGGAGTCTAGTGGAGTCCAGACATGGACAGAGAGGCTACATGCCCTCTAACTACCTTACAATCCTGCCTCTGGGGACGGTGCCATCTGGTGGACATCAGCCGTACTGCTAG
- the arhgef37 gene encoding rho guanine nucleotide exchange factor 37 isoform X1, with protein sequence MSNIELPGRPLPSFARTFHKLTSPVLPPLGAGEKVTKQDPVKEKLWEKRDGNEKEDQFGQEMFNTKEESDVSVFVEETKAQFSSQDSFSEETSIPEEKLAEEEEETRNKCEEDESMAKERTPQRQVLAIEELVQSERNYLGLLQLSTVTIRSNLRKLQPPPVNLDSLFLYIEEVIDVSSRLLSLLDQKQIQPGDPVFLETLCDAFLSLSSDIEAAYREYLANYNNITELENSYKQQEALWNEIVRVIKTSAPEVNATSLSFFLVMPVQRIARYPLLLQTIQKHTDRTHPAYALLEQTAHTSIALNCRINEYKRFREVADKYKKTETLSIKDKINRLSTHSILKKTARLSQHIKHETGIAPKLVDEEFDALEGFFYVLEHGILELLENVETFLYYLQGFLSCKTEEFDFDMDGEKAPVCYKEITTALRQWILPTFVRLHDIPIHRPEKRMRALIHKPLCELRDLLVGPRNLIRKRLDKLLDYELICDKSSLSYEEQAVANTYRTMNTLLLNELPQFNGLALQIIWSMLGTFSCLHKDLASDMQQLFQSFAQQLPHSALNPSAFWGWVESAVLEGVRRLETLCNSVEDTLNAPVVQPLSPSSQRRLKQLTEKHGSAKIYQVVGTVVGSRDLDLNLAKGELVAIVSEADSRGDKRRWLVDAGGRRGYAPSAKLVRYHQPAEAPPPSPHLSLPESMTGVRRHSYTPEIRPLTVLSRPCFQVLVAYDFTARGNHELSVQAGEPVRVLEPHDKRGNPEWSLVESRHGQRGYMPSNYLTILPLGTVPSGGHQPYC encoded by the exons ATGTCCAACATAGAACTGCCCGGGAGGCCCCTGCCCTCCTTTGCTAGGACCTTCCATAAACTGACCTCACCTGTTCTACCTCCCCTGGGAGCTGGAGAGAAGGTCACCAAGCAAGACCCAGTGAAAGAGAAACTCTGGGAAAAGAGGgatggaaatgaaaaggaagatCAGTTTGGACAGGAAATGTTCAACACAAAGGAGGAGTCcgatgtgtctgtgtttgtggaggaaacaaaagcacagttttCCTCACAGGACAGTTTCTCAGAGGAAACCTCAATACCCGAGGAGAAGttggcagaggaggaagaagagaccaGAAACAAGTGTGAAGAGGATGAATCAATGGCTAAAGAGAGGACACCCCAGAGGCAAGTGCTGGCTATAGAGGAGCTGGTTCAGTCTGAGAGGAATTACCTTGGACTGCTGCAACTTAGCACTGTCACCATCAGGAGCAACCTGCGAAAACTACAG CCACCTCCAGTCAACCTGGACAGCTTGTTTCTGTACATAGAAGAAGTGATTGACGTATCAAGTCGACTCCTCAGCCTTCTGGACCAGAAACAGATCCAGCCTGGAGACCCTGTCTTCCTGGAGACACTGT GTGATGCATTCCTCAGTCTGTCTTCAGACATCGAGGCAGCCTACAGGGAGTACCTGGCCAACTACAACAACATCACAGAGCTGGAGAATAGTTACAAACAGCAGGAGGCGCTTTGGAATGAGATTGTCAGAGTCATCAAGACCTCAGC GCCTGAAGTAAATGCCACTTCTCTTAGTTTCTTCTTGGTGATGCCAGTCCAGCGGATAGCCCGCTATCCCCTCCTCTTGCAGACCATCCAGAAACATACAGACAGAACTCACCCAGCTTATGCACTCCTGGAGCAGACGGCTCACACCTCCATTGCCTTGAACTGTCGAATCAATGAATACAAACGCTTCAGAGAAGTTG ctgacaaatacaaaaagacagaaactcTGTCCATAAAGGACAAGATCAACCGCCTCAGCACCCACAGCATCTTAAAGAAGACAGCAAGGCTCAGCCAGCACATCAAACATGAGACTGGCATAGCACCGAAG CTGGTGGACGAGGAATTTGATGCCCTGGAAGGTTTCTTCTATGTCCTGGAACATGGGATCTTGGAGCTCCTTGAGAACGTGGAGACGTTCCTGTACTACCTGCAG GGCTTCCTGTCCTGCAAAACAGAGGAGTTTGATTTCGATATGGATGGAGAGAAGGCACCTGTTTGCTACAAGGAGATCACCACCGCTCTCAGACAGTGGATTCTTCCCACATTTGTGAGACTACATGACATCCCTATCCACAGACCA GAGAAAAGGATGAGGGCATTAATACACAAGCCACTGTGTGAGCTTCGTGACCTCCTGGTGGGCCCGAGAAACCTGATCAGGAAAAGGCTGGACAAGCTGCTTGACTACGAACTGATTTGTGATAAATCCAGTCTGAGCTATGAGGAACAGGCTGTGGCCAACACATACAG GACAATGAACACTTTGCTCCTCAACGAGCTTCCTCAGTTTAATGGTTTGGCTCTGCAGATCATCTGGAGCATGTTGGGGACGTTCAGCTGTCTGCATAAAGATCTCGCCTCAGACATGCAACAACTGTTCCAGAGCTTTGCACAACAG CTGCCTCACAGTGCTCTCAACCCCAGTGCATTCTGGGGGTGGGTGGAGTCTGCGGTGCTGGAAGGTGTTAGGAGGCTGGAGACTTTGTGTAACAGTGTAGAGGACACACTCAATGCACCAGTTGTCCAG CCCCTGAGTCCGTCCTCTCAGCGCCGTCTGAAACAGCTAACAGAGAAGCACGGTTCTGCAAAGATCTACCAGGTAGTGGGGACTGTGGTGGGTAGCCGGGACCTGGACCTGAACCTGGCCAAAGGGGAGCTTGTAGCCATTGTCAGTGAGGCTGACAGCCGTGGAGACAAACGAAGGTGGCTGGTTGACGCAGGGG GCAGAAGAGGATACGCTCCTTCCGCGAAGCTGGTTCGATATCACCAGCCAGCAGAGGCCCCGCCCCCTTCGCCACATCTGAGTCTGCCTGAGAGTATGACAGGAGTCAGAAGGCACTCATACACTCCGGAAATCCGCCCACTGACAGTCTTGAGCCGGCCATGCTTTCAG GTGCTGGTGGCCTATGACTTCACTGCGAGAGGAAACCATGAACTTTCTGTTCAGGCCGGTGAGCCAGTTCGAGTCCTGGAGCCTCATGATAAACGCGGGAACCCCGAGTGGAGTCTAGTGGAGTCCAGACATGGACAGAGAGGCTACATGCCCTCTAACTACCTTACAATCCTGCCTCTGGGGACGGTGCCATCTGGTGGACATCAGCCGTACTGCTAG
- the arhgef37 gene encoding rho guanine nucleotide exchange factor 37 isoform X3, which produces MSNIELPGRPLPSFARTFHKLTSPVLPPLGAGEKVTKQDPVKEKLWEKRDGNEKEDQFGQEMFNTKEESDVSVFVEETKAQFSSQDSFSEETSIPEEKLAEEEEETRNKCEEDESMAKERTPQRQVLAIEELVQSERNYLGLLQLSTVTIRSNLRKLQPPPVNLDSLFLYIEEVIDVSSRLLSLLDQKQIQPGDPVFLETLCDAFLSLSSDIEAAYREYLANYNNITELENSYKQQEALWNEIVRVIKTSAPEVNATSLSFFLVMPVQRIARYPLLLQTIQKHTDRTHPAYALLEQTAHTSIALNCRINEYKRFREVADKYKKTETLSIKDKINRLSTHSILKKTARLSQHIKHETGIAPKLVDEEFDALEGFFYVLEHGILELLENVETFLYYLQGFLSCKTEEFDFDMDGEKAPVCYKEITTALRQWILPTFVRLHDIPIHRPEKRMRALIHKPLCELRDLLVGPRNLIRKRLDKLLDYELICDKSSLSYEEQAVANTYRTMNTLLLNELPQFNGLALQIIWSMLGTFSCLHKDLASDMQQLFQSFAQQLPHSALNPSAFWGWVESAVLEGVRRLETLCNSVEDTLNAPVVQPLSPSSQRRLKQLTEKHGSAKIYQVVGTVVGSRDLDLNLAKGELVAIVSEADSRGDKRRWLVDAGGRRGYAPSAKLVRYHQPAEAPPPSPHLSLPESMTGVRRHSYTPEIRPLTVLSRPCFQTMTAEERHKKGGERGRKGDVVQQRPGVKPSSLW; this is translated from the exons ATGTCCAACATAGAACTGCCCGGGAGGCCCCTGCCCTCCTTTGCTAGGACCTTCCATAAACTGACCTCACCTGTTCTACCTCCCCTGGGAGCTGGAGAGAAGGTCACCAAGCAAGACCCAGTGAAAGAGAAACTCTGGGAAAAGAGGgatggaaatgaaaaggaagatCAGTTTGGACAGGAAATGTTCAACACAAAGGAGGAGTCcgatgtgtctgtgtttgtggaggaaacaaaagcacagttttCCTCACAGGACAGTTTCTCAGAGGAAACCTCAATACCCGAGGAGAAGttggcagaggaggaagaagagaccaGAAACAAGTGTGAAGAGGATGAATCAATGGCTAAAGAGAGGACACCCCAGAGGCAAGTGCTGGCTATAGAGGAGCTGGTTCAGTCTGAGAGGAATTACCTTGGACTGCTGCAACTTAGCACTGTCACCATCAGGAGCAACCTGCGAAAACTACAG CCACCTCCAGTCAACCTGGACAGCTTGTTTCTGTACATAGAAGAAGTGATTGACGTATCAAGTCGACTCCTCAGCCTTCTGGACCAGAAACAGATCCAGCCTGGAGACCCTGTCTTCCTGGAGACACTGT GTGATGCATTCCTCAGTCTGTCTTCAGACATCGAGGCAGCCTACAGGGAGTACCTGGCCAACTACAACAACATCACAGAGCTGGAGAATAGTTACAAACAGCAGGAGGCGCTTTGGAATGAGATTGTCAGAGTCATCAAGACCTCAGC GCCTGAAGTAAATGCCACTTCTCTTAGTTTCTTCTTGGTGATGCCAGTCCAGCGGATAGCCCGCTATCCCCTCCTCTTGCAGACCATCCAGAAACATACAGACAGAACTCACCCAGCTTATGCACTCCTGGAGCAGACGGCTCACACCTCCATTGCCTTGAACTGTCGAATCAATGAATACAAACGCTTCAGAGAAGTTG ctgacaaatacaaaaagacagaaactcTGTCCATAAAGGACAAGATCAACCGCCTCAGCACCCACAGCATCTTAAAGAAGACAGCAAGGCTCAGCCAGCACATCAAACATGAGACTGGCATAGCACCGAAG CTGGTGGACGAGGAATTTGATGCCCTGGAAGGTTTCTTCTATGTCCTGGAACATGGGATCTTGGAGCTCCTTGAGAACGTGGAGACGTTCCTGTACTACCTGCAG GGCTTCCTGTCCTGCAAAACAGAGGAGTTTGATTTCGATATGGATGGAGAGAAGGCACCTGTTTGCTACAAGGAGATCACCACCGCTCTCAGACAGTGGATTCTTCCCACATTTGTGAGACTACATGACATCCCTATCCACAGACCA GAGAAAAGGATGAGGGCATTAATACACAAGCCACTGTGTGAGCTTCGTGACCTCCTGGTGGGCCCGAGAAACCTGATCAGGAAAAGGCTGGACAAGCTGCTTGACTACGAACTGATTTGTGATAAATCCAGTCTGAGCTATGAGGAACAGGCTGTGGCCAACACATACAG GACAATGAACACTTTGCTCCTCAACGAGCTTCCTCAGTTTAATGGTTTGGCTCTGCAGATCATCTGGAGCATGTTGGGGACGTTCAGCTGTCTGCATAAAGATCTCGCCTCAGACATGCAACAACTGTTCCAGAGCTTTGCACAACAG CTGCCTCACAGTGCTCTCAACCCCAGTGCATTCTGGGGGTGGGTGGAGTCTGCGGTGCTGGAAGGTGTTAGGAGGCTGGAGACTTTGTGTAACAGTGTAGAGGACACACTCAATGCACCAGTTGTCCAG CCCCTGAGTCCGTCCTCTCAGCGCCGTCTGAAACAGCTAACAGAGAAGCACGGTTCTGCAAAGATCTACCAGGTAGTGGGGACTGTGGTGGGTAGCCGGGACCTGGACCTGAACCTGGCCAAAGGGGAGCTTGTAGCCATTGTCAGTGAGGCTGACAGCCGTGGAGACAAACGAAGGTGGCTGGTTGACGCAGGGG GCAGAAGAGGATACGCTCCTTCCGCGAAGCTGGTTCGATATCACCAGCCAGCAGAGGCCCCGCCCCCTTCGCCACATCTGAGTCTGCCTGAGAGTATGACAGGAGTCAGAAGGCACTCATACACTCCGGAAATCCGCCCACTGACAGTCTTGAGCCGGCCATGCTTTCAG aCAATGACAGCTGAGGAGAGACATAAGAAAGGGGGAGAAAGGGGGAGAAAGGGGGATGTCGTGCAGCAGAGGCCTGGGGTCAAACCCAGCTCACTGTGGTAA
- the arhgef37 gene encoding rho guanine nucleotide exchange factor 37 isoform X5, with translation MGSLEPILAEAGREPPPVNLDSLFLYIEEVIDVSSRLLSLLDQKQIQPGDPVFLETLCDAFLSLSSDIEAAYREYLANYNNITELENSYKQQEALWNEIVRVIKTSAPEVNATSLSFFLVMPVQRIARYPLLLQTIQKHTDRTHPAYALLEQTAHTSIALNCRINEYKRFREVADKYKKTETLSIKDKINRLSTHSILKKTARLSQHIKHETGIAPKLVDEEFDALEGFFYVLEHGILELLENVETFLYYLQGFLSCKTEEFDFDMDGEKAPVCYKEITTALRQWILPTFVRLHDIPIHRPEKRMRALIHKPLCELRDLLVGPRNLIRKRLDKLLDYELICDKSSLSYEEQAVANTYRTMNTLLLNELPQFNGLALQIIWSMLGTFSCLHKDLASDMQQLFQSFAQQLPHSALNPSAFWGWVESAVLEGVRRLETLCNSVEDTLNAPVVQPLSPSSQRRLKQLTEKHGSAKIYQVVGTVVGSRDLDLNLAKGELVAIVSEADSRGDKRRWLVDAGGRRGYAPSAKLVRYHQPAEAPPPSPHLSLPESMTGVRRHSYTPEIRPLTVLSRPCFQVLVAYDFTARGNHELSVQAGEPVRVLEPHDKRGNPEWSLVESRHGQRGYMPSNYLTILPLGTVPSGGHQPYC, from the exons ATGGGGAGCCTGGAGCCCATCCTAGCTGAAGCagggcgagag CCACCTCCAGTCAACCTGGACAGCTTGTTTCTGTACATAGAAGAAGTGATTGACGTATCAAGTCGACTCCTCAGCCTTCTGGACCAGAAACAGATCCAGCCTGGAGACCCTGTCTTCCTGGAGACACTGT GTGATGCATTCCTCAGTCTGTCTTCAGACATCGAGGCAGCCTACAGGGAGTACCTGGCCAACTACAACAACATCACAGAGCTGGAGAATAGTTACAAACAGCAGGAGGCGCTTTGGAATGAGATTGTCAGAGTCATCAAGACCTCAGC GCCTGAAGTAAATGCCACTTCTCTTAGTTTCTTCTTGGTGATGCCAGTCCAGCGGATAGCCCGCTATCCCCTCCTCTTGCAGACCATCCAGAAACATACAGACAGAACTCACCCAGCTTATGCACTCCTGGAGCAGACGGCTCACACCTCCATTGCCTTGAACTGTCGAATCAATGAATACAAACGCTTCAGAGAAGTTG ctgacaaatacaaaaagacagaaactcTGTCCATAAAGGACAAGATCAACCGCCTCAGCACCCACAGCATCTTAAAGAAGACAGCAAGGCTCAGCCAGCACATCAAACATGAGACTGGCATAGCACCGAAG CTGGTGGACGAGGAATTTGATGCCCTGGAAGGTTTCTTCTATGTCCTGGAACATGGGATCTTGGAGCTCCTTGAGAACGTGGAGACGTTCCTGTACTACCTGCAG GGCTTCCTGTCCTGCAAAACAGAGGAGTTTGATTTCGATATGGATGGAGAGAAGGCACCTGTTTGCTACAAGGAGATCACCACCGCTCTCAGACAGTGGATTCTTCCCACATTTGTGAGACTACATGACATCCCTATCCACAGACCA GAGAAAAGGATGAGGGCATTAATACACAAGCCACTGTGTGAGCTTCGTGACCTCCTGGTGGGCCCGAGAAACCTGATCAGGAAAAGGCTGGACAAGCTGCTTGACTACGAACTGATTTGTGATAAATCCAGTCTGAGCTATGAGGAACAGGCTGTGGCCAACACATACAG GACAATGAACACTTTGCTCCTCAACGAGCTTCCTCAGTTTAATGGTTTGGCTCTGCAGATCATCTGGAGCATGTTGGGGACGTTCAGCTGTCTGCATAAAGATCTCGCCTCAGACATGCAACAACTGTTCCAGAGCTTTGCACAACAG CTGCCTCACAGTGCTCTCAACCCCAGTGCATTCTGGGGGTGGGTGGAGTCTGCGGTGCTGGAAGGTGTTAGGAGGCTGGAGACTTTGTGTAACAGTGTAGAGGACACACTCAATGCACCAGTTGTCCAG CCCCTGAGTCCGTCCTCTCAGCGCCGTCTGAAACAGCTAACAGAGAAGCACGGTTCTGCAAAGATCTACCAGGTAGTGGGGACTGTGGTGGGTAGCCGGGACCTGGACCTGAACCTGGCCAAAGGGGAGCTTGTAGCCATTGTCAGTGAGGCTGACAGCCGTGGAGACAAACGAAGGTGGCTGGTTGACGCAGGGG GCAGAAGAGGATACGCTCCTTCCGCGAAGCTGGTTCGATATCACCAGCCAGCAGAGGCCCCGCCCCCTTCGCCACATCTGAGTCTGCCTGAGAGTATGACAGGAGTCAGAAGGCACTCATACACTCCGGAAATCCGCCCACTGACAGTCTTGAGCCGGCCATGCTTTCAG GTGCTGGTGGCCTATGACTTCACTGCGAGAGGAAACCATGAACTTTCTGTTCAGGCCGGTGAGCCAGTTCGAGTCCTGGAGCCTCATGATAAACGCGGGAACCCCGAGTGGAGTCTAGTGGAGTCCAGACATGGACAGAGAGGCTACATGCCCTCTAACTACCTTACAATCCTGCCTCTGGGGACGGTGCCATCTGGTGGACATCAGCCGTACTGCTAG
- the arhgef37 gene encoding rho guanine nucleotide exchange factor 37 isoform X4, whose translation MFLYQMDIRFFHLRIFFVRELTHSLLLHKPPPVNLDSLFLYIEEVIDVSSRLLSLLDQKQIQPGDPVFLETLCDAFLSLSSDIEAAYREYLANYNNITELENSYKQQEALWNEIVRVIKTSAPEVNATSLSFFLVMPVQRIARYPLLLQTIQKHTDRTHPAYALLEQTAHTSIALNCRINEYKRFREVADKYKKTETLSIKDKINRLSTHSILKKTARLSQHIKHETGIAPKLVDEEFDALEGFFYVLEHGILELLENVETFLYYLQGFLSCKTEEFDFDMDGEKAPVCYKEITTALRQWILPTFVRLHDIPIHRPEKRMRALIHKPLCELRDLLVGPRNLIRKRLDKLLDYELICDKSSLSYEEQAVANTYRTMNTLLLNELPQFNGLALQIIWSMLGTFSCLHKDLASDMQQLFQSFAQQLPHSALNPSAFWGWVESAVLEGVRRLETLCNSVEDTLNAPVVQPLSPSSQRRLKQLTEKHGSAKIYQVVGTVVGSRDLDLNLAKGELVAIVSEADSRGDKRRWLVDAGGRRGYAPSAKLVRYHQPAEAPPPSPHLSLPESMTGVRRHSYTPEIRPLTVLSRPCFQVLVAYDFTARGNHELSVQAGEPVRVLEPHDKRGNPEWSLVESRHGQRGYMPSNYLTILPLGTVPSGGHQPYC comes from the exons ATGTTTCTTTATCAGATGGACATAAGATTTTTTCACCTACGTATTTTCTTTGTGAGGGAGCTGACACACAGTCTTCTGTTGCACAAG CCACCTCCAGTCAACCTGGACAGCTTGTTTCTGTACATAGAAGAAGTGATTGACGTATCAAGTCGACTCCTCAGCCTTCTGGACCAGAAACAGATCCAGCCTGGAGACCCTGTCTTCCTGGAGACACTGT GTGATGCATTCCTCAGTCTGTCTTCAGACATCGAGGCAGCCTACAGGGAGTACCTGGCCAACTACAACAACATCACAGAGCTGGAGAATAGTTACAAACAGCAGGAGGCGCTTTGGAATGAGATTGTCAGAGTCATCAAGACCTCAGC GCCTGAAGTAAATGCCACTTCTCTTAGTTTCTTCTTGGTGATGCCAGTCCAGCGGATAGCCCGCTATCCCCTCCTCTTGCAGACCATCCAGAAACATACAGACAGAACTCACCCAGCTTATGCACTCCTGGAGCAGACGGCTCACACCTCCATTGCCTTGAACTGTCGAATCAATGAATACAAACGCTTCAGAGAAGTTG ctgacaaatacaaaaagacagaaactcTGTCCATAAAGGACAAGATCAACCGCCTCAGCACCCACAGCATCTTAAAGAAGACAGCAAGGCTCAGCCAGCACATCAAACATGAGACTGGCATAGCACCGAAG CTGGTGGACGAGGAATTTGATGCCCTGGAAGGTTTCTTCTATGTCCTGGAACATGGGATCTTGGAGCTCCTTGAGAACGTGGAGACGTTCCTGTACTACCTGCAG GGCTTCCTGTCCTGCAAAACAGAGGAGTTTGATTTCGATATGGATGGAGAGAAGGCACCTGTTTGCTACAAGGAGATCACCACCGCTCTCAGACAGTGGATTCTTCCCACATTTGTGAGACTACATGACATCCCTATCCACAGACCA GAGAAAAGGATGAGGGCATTAATACACAAGCCACTGTGTGAGCTTCGTGACCTCCTGGTGGGCCCGAGAAACCTGATCAGGAAAAGGCTGGACAAGCTGCTTGACTACGAACTGATTTGTGATAAATCCAGTCTGAGCTATGAGGAACAGGCTGTGGCCAACACATACAG GACAATGAACACTTTGCTCCTCAACGAGCTTCCTCAGTTTAATGGTTTGGCTCTGCAGATCATCTGGAGCATGTTGGGGACGTTCAGCTGTCTGCATAAAGATCTCGCCTCAGACATGCAACAACTGTTCCAGAGCTTTGCACAACAG CTGCCTCACAGTGCTCTCAACCCCAGTGCATTCTGGGGGTGGGTGGAGTCTGCGGTGCTGGAAGGTGTTAGGAGGCTGGAGACTTTGTGTAACAGTGTAGAGGACACACTCAATGCACCAGTTGTCCAG CCCCTGAGTCCGTCCTCTCAGCGCCGTCTGAAACAGCTAACAGAGAAGCACGGTTCTGCAAAGATCTACCAGGTAGTGGGGACTGTGGTGGGTAGCCGGGACCTGGACCTGAACCTGGCCAAAGGGGAGCTTGTAGCCATTGTCAGTGAGGCTGACAGCCGTGGAGACAAACGAAGGTGGCTGGTTGACGCAGGGG GCAGAAGAGGATACGCTCCTTCCGCGAAGCTGGTTCGATATCACCAGCCAGCAGAGGCCCCGCCCCCTTCGCCACATCTGAGTCTGCCTGAGAGTATGACAGGAGTCAGAAGGCACTCATACACTCCGGAAATCCGCCCACTGACAGTCTTGAGCCGGCCATGCTTTCAG GTGCTGGTGGCCTATGACTTCACTGCGAGAGGAAACCATGAACTTTCTGTTCAGGCCGGTGAGCCAGTTCGAGTCCTGGAGCCTCATGATAAACGCGGGAACCCCGAGTGGAGTCTAGTGGAGTCCAGACATGGACAGAGAGGCTACATGCCCTCTAACTACCTTACAATCCTGCCTCTGGGGACGGTGCCATCTGGTGGACATCAGCCGTACTGCTAG